One segment of Neobacillus endophyticus DNA contains the following:
- a CDS encoding DMT family transporter, with product MEEPKVNPYAVLALGVLSVSASAIFVKLCSAPSGVIAFYRLFFTVIFMLPLFLKKHQIRELKLIKRKDWLFSTVAGILLAFHFILWFESLNYTSVASSTVLVTLQPIFAFVGTFLFFKEKLTSMAIISGIVAVAGSIIISWGDFRISGTALFGDFLALVACALVTGYLLFGQTARKRITLITYTFIVYFMSTITLYLYTIVSGESLLPERNSDWIYFILLAIFPNLLGHSLFNWSLKWLSASTISMAILFEPVGATILAYLLLHENVALTQIFGGIIVISGILLFVLDERKLKIKKTFKS from the coding sequence ATGGAAGAACCAAAAGTAAATCCATATGCCGTTTTGGCTTTGGGAGTCCTTTCTGTATCCGCATCTGCCATTTTTGTTAAATTATGCTCTGCACCATCAGGCGTTATCGCTTTTTATCGTCTTTTTTTTACAGTTATTTTTATGCTTCCACTTTTTTTGAAAAAACACCAAATTCGTGAACTAAAACTGATTAAAAGAAAAGATTGGCTTTTTTCAACAGTTGCTGGTATCTTACTTGCATTCCATTTTATCCTATGGTTTGAATCATTGAATTACACTTCGGTAGCAAGTTCTACTGTTTTAGTAACATTACAGCCGATATTTGCATTTGTAGGAACATTCCTATTCTTTAAAGAAAAATTAACGTCAATGGCTATAATCAGCGGAATCGTTGCCGTGGCAGGAAGCATTATTATAAGCTGGGGAGATTTTCGAATTAGCGGAACAGCTTTGTTTGGAGATTTTCTTGCGCTTGTTGCTTGTGCCTTAGTTACAGGATATCTATTATTTGGTCAAACCGCTCGAAAAAGAATAACACTTATTACATATACCTTTATTGTATATTTTATGAGTACCATAACTCTTTATCTATATACGATTGTATCTGGAGAGTCCTTGCTGCCCGAGCGAAATAGTGACTGGATTTATTTTATTTTGCTTGCCATTTTTCCTAATTTACTTGGACATTCCCTGTTTAATTGGTCATTAAAATGGCTCAGCGCATCCACAATTTCAATGGCTATTCTTTTTGAACCTGTTGGTGCAACGATCCTTGCTTATTTGTTATTACATGAAAATGTGGCTTTGACTCAAATTTTTGGAGGAATCATTGTTATTTCAGGAATTTTACTATTTGTTTTAGATGAAAGAAAATTGAAAATAAAAAAGACGTTTAAAAGCTAA